AGTGTATAatgtaaacttttttttaaatattattcatatttttagttattaaaatgttttttttttacaaaaaataattaaaaatatcttaaatttattgtcaaaaaaaattaaactacttctcttaaaaatttcccgaaagtatttttgaagttaaaaaatgattatcaaGGATTATTTTTAGATAGGCCTAAGAGTTAATATTTAAccctttattaaaaataagaaatatcatTCTAAAAATCCAAACACCGTTGCAGGTTCGTGGCATATCTGAGAGTGTGGGGTCATGGTAACTTTTTCcctaatttccatttttttttttctgttgggAAAACTTCCAGAATTGCGCGAGCCGAACTAATAAATGCAGAGCACTGTCGGCTTATATAAGATTCTCTCTTCGCTTTCACACTAGCTTTTCGTTGCTTTCTCATCTCTTATGGCTTCAGCTTCAACGAATCAAGCAAGCCTTCTCCTCCAAAAACAGCTCAAAGGTAACGATCCAATTCTCAATCTCTTCGTTAAGAACACCGTTTTGGAGCGGATTcgaaacttcttttttttttgttctttttcatttgCAGATCTTTGTAAAAACCCCGTCGATGGCTTCTCCGCCGGTTTGGTCGACGAGAGCAATATCTTTGAATGGAGTGTCACCATTATTGGACCTCCCGATACTCTGTAGTACGTGTTCCAATCTCTTTTTTTGCTTTGAATGTTGTGTACTTTGTTATGTTTTAGGTTTTACTCTGGGAAGGATTGGATCAAGGTTGAGATTGTGccttttagttttgattttctttctaaaGTTTTGGTTAAATTGGATTCTTggtaatttctaaaaattgcaGCCTTTTCTTGATCGAATTTggtcattttagggttttaccATAACTACTTATTTCAAAATACAGAGGATCTTCATGTAGGTCCTTTTTCGGTTGCAAAGGGGTTGGGGTCAAAATAAATGTTGTGAGATTCTAGGAATACATAGTTCTGTTTGGTAATTGGAACCTTGGAATTGGATACCTCAATTCAAATTCCAGTGGTTTCTTGCTTCTTAGACCAGTGGATTTGGAATCAAATTCAACTCCCTTACACCACCCCTATTCCCAAGAAGCACTCTTGCAACAAAAGCATGATATTGAATTCCAGAATGGGAACTTCATCTCACTTCAATTCTGTGTATGTGTAGCTGAACACAATTTAAGCTCTAGTTCGTGATTTTAAGGTTCTTGAGACATTGTCCAGTGGGTTATCACTGGTTCTTGAAAATCCATGATTCTCATCAATGCTTGTTTGATGGTTAGATAATATCTTTTCGTTGTATCAACTTGATCTAATCTTAATATGTACTTTCTATAAGGTATTGTTAGTGTGAATGTGGTTTTGTAGATATGTGTTTATTGTTTAGTATCTTTCTCTCTCAATTTAGATACACAATTAGGCTAATGacactattttttgttttcaattaagGCATAAAGCATGGATTGTTTCCCAATTGTGTTGATTATTCACTGAAATATGACTGCAGTGATGGGGGATTTTTCAATGCCATCATGAGCTTTCCACCCAATTATCCGAACAGTCCTCCAACAGTGAAGTTTACTTCAGAAGTGTGGCATCCCAATGGTTGGTTGTTTGTCCAACTGcatgtgtttgatttttgactcttACCATTGGAGCATGGCTTGAAATCAACTTGGTTCTTGCATGAATTACAGTTTATCCAGATGGACGAGTATGCATATCAATTCTCCATCCTCCTGGTGAGGACCCAAATGGATATGAGCTTGCAAGTGAGCGCTGGATGCCAATCCATACGGTAATTCATATAGCATATCAAATTCACTTCACTTCTTTGCTTTCATGATAGAGACGTTGCCCATTAATGTGATTGAATGCAAACATGGAAGTGCCACACTAAACAAGATTCTTCTGTTTTGCAGTTGTGTGTTTATAAATCTATTCTTAAGTGAATAGTGAATAGCAGATAGCTCGAATATCAATAATATTGAGAAAGAGTAAACAAATAACTCTTAATGGAAATAGGAACTATCGCTAATCAAAGTTCCTTAGAACCAGAAAGTATCATATGGAAATGTCATATCAATAATATTGAGAAAGAGTAAACAAATAACTCTTAATGGAAATAGGAAGTATCGCTAATCAAAGTTCCTTAGAACCAGAAAGTATCATATGGAAATgtcatgatttttaaaacatgggAATGATTAATATTATCACAATTATGGAtataatacttttttatttttttaatttcatgaaatatattttcttgGTATTATGGTAACTCAAATCCTTCACATGGTGGCAAATTTCAAATGGGTTCTCAAAAGGCTATTTTGGTTGGTGCCTTGAGCTTGCCTCAAGATAAGACTATAAATTGGCCTCAAGGCTGAAGCCTCATCCTGTTGAGGCTTATAGCCTTGAGGTTACAACCTTCAGGTTGTTGTGGCTTAGGCTTCAAACATTCAATGGATTTAGGCCTTTGTGGGCTTTttgtaatatattaataaaatgttgcatttagtttaaaaaaactattatacatgtttatatttttggtaaaaaaaatattattaatttttagttgtaaaaaatataaagaaaaataagataattgaaaaatgcataaaaattccattatcaaacaatttatttttaatgagtcgataaaatcaagaaaataataaatagatgtATTATTATACTTAAGCTTATCATATGTTC
The sequence above is drawn from the Vitis riparia cultivar Riparia Gloire de Montpellier isolate 1030 chromosome 6, EGFV_Vit.rip_1.0, whole genome shotgun sequence genome and encodes:
- the LOC117915952 gene encoding ubiquitin-conjugating enzyme E2 7-like isoform X5, producing the protein MASASTNQASLLLQKQLKDLCKNPVDGFSAGLVDESNIFEWSVTIIGPPDTLYDGGFFNAIMSFPPNYPNSPPTVKFTSEVWHPNVYPDGRVCISILHPPGEDPNGYELASERWMPIHTVESIVLSVISMLSSPNDESPANIEAAVSDT
- the LOC117915952 gene encoding ubiquitin-conjugating enzyme E2 7-like isoform X3 produces the protein MASASTNQASLLLQKQLKDLCKNPVDGFSAGLVDESNIFEWSVTIIGPPDTLYDGGFFNAIMSFPPNYPNSPPTVKFTSEVWHPNVYPDGRVCISILHPPGEDPNGYELASERWMPIHTVESIVLSVISMLSSPNDESPANIEAAKEWRDRRDEFKKKVSRCVRRSQEMF
- the LOC117915952 gene encoding ubiquitin-conjugating enzyme E2 7-like isoform X2; its protein translation is MASASTNQASLLLQKQLKDLCKNPVDGFSAGLVDESNIFEWSVTIIGPPDTLYDGGFFNAIMSFPPNYPNSPPTVKFTSEVWHPNVYPDGRVCISILHPPGEDPNGYELASERWMPIHTVESIVLSVISMLSSPNDESPANIEAAAELVNYKLCCLHALCMCIPKCCQCHDTCELH
- the LOC117915952 gene encoding ubiquitin-conjugating enzyme E2 7-like isoform X4 — its product is MASASTNQASLLLQKQLKDLCKNPVDGFSAGLVDESNIFEWSVTIIGPPDTLYDGGFFNAIMSFPPNYPNSPPTVKFTSEVWHPNVYPDGRVCISILHPPGEDPNGYELASERWMPIHTVESIVLSVISMLSSPNDESPANIEAAKEWSCSLRK